The window ATAATCTGCTCGCGGCTCTGCGCCGTTACCGGCCGGCGGCACTGCGGACAATGCCCTTGTCCGACGCGGGCGAACAGCACCCGCAAGTAGTCGTAAATCTCCGTGATTGTTCCGACCGTGGAGCGAGGATTTTGCCCTGATGACTTTTGCGAAATCGAAATCGACGGGCTTAGCCCAGAAATATGATCGACTTCGGGTTTCGGCATTTGCCCCAAAAACTGCCGGGCGAAGCTCGACAAACTTTCGACATATCGCCGTTGCCCTTCAGCATACAACGTATCGAACGCCAGCGAACTCTTGCCGCTGCCGCTCACGCCGGTGAGGCAGACAAGTTGATTGCGCGGCAAAACCACGTCGACGCCGCGCAGATTGTGCTCGCGCGCGCCGCGAATCACGATATCGGGAGCAGGCATATCCAGGTAGTGGACTTAGTTTGCGTATTTGAGCAAGGTGCCAACGTGGGACGAATGCTGCGAAAGCGCGCGGCAAATCACGCCGCGGGAGTTGTCGCCGCCCGTTTGCCGGCGGCAGTCCATCGCGCGCCAGCGGCTTTTCTTGTCGGAATCTCGTATAGTACCACGATGGTCGCAGACTGGACACCCCTACACTTCAAAAAATGATGGAGTATGACAACCAGACAGATCGAACCGGTAAGCTGTTGAAATCGTCTGAAATCAGGTGTCGATCGGCGAGCGGCGGCAGAAGCCCAATCGACTTGGAATGGCACAAACGGTTCGGTGCGCAGCGACCGAGGTTGTGCCCAGTTCCGGGGGATTCGAAGCGCTTTTTATGTAACGAGCGGACGAAAGATTGCCAGGCGGTTGGTCGTTCGCCGATCAGTACAAATCTTGTCGAGGGCCGTATCCTACTCGATGGGCTACATTCCTGCGAGTGAAGGGATATTCAATCCCCAAGATTACTTCTTCGTCAACGATTGAACTCGGCAATGCAATTCGTTGTAAATCAATTGGCCGTCGGGTGTTTGCCTGTCGGGTCCGAATTGATGTAGCGAAGAAATCCGATCTTAGCGTCGCTGGTACCGTCGCTGTTTTGCAGGACGGCCCGAAAGGCCAGAATGAAGTGATTCACATGCTCTGAATTGCTCAGATCGGTGAGATCGATATTCAGTGGGAAAATCGTTGTGCCTATTCCTTGAACGACAATCGGGGTGTCCTTCGAAGCCGCAATACGAAAATCATCGCTAAGATGCCGCAACACAATCTGAGTCTGCAGGATCGCTGCTTGATCTTGTCGAGCGAGTGATCGTTCGGCAAATGGAGATAGAACGATGACTTCAAGCCTTCGTCAACTTCGGGAAGCGATTTCAATTGTCGGCACAAATTCGAAACGGCACGCCTGTTTGGCAAAAGGCGTCATCGTCGATTTGAGAGGCCGCTTGCATAGGATCTGTGGAACTCCCGACGGAATATTTCGTCTGACCGCTCGCGGGCAACATGTGTGTAACAAAATCGTCGCGGGCGAGCCTACTACGGATGATGACTTCCGCGAATCATGCGCGCGAATGGAAACTCGCCGGCCGCTGTTAAAAAACTGCCAAGCCAGATGGTCCGCGCGGTTCACTGTTTCCCAGCCCGAGTTGATCGGCAATGGTTGACATCGCGTCGATCACCACTTGAATGTGTTCATCCAAGTCAACGCCCAAATCGACGCTTCCACGAACGATGTTGTCGCGGTTGATGCTGGCGGCAAAGCTCTTCTGTTGCAGTTTCTTCCGTACGCTCTTGGCTTGCATCCCGCGGATCCCCTCCGGCCGTAGCCGCGCCACCGCCGTGTAAAACCCCGCTAATTCGTCGCAGGCATAAAGTGCTTTGTCCAGCAGTGAGACGCGCGGACAATCGACCACATAGTCCGCGTGAGACTTAATCGCATAGATTACCTCGTCGGAATACCCGCGTTCCGCCAAGATCGCTGAACCTCGAAGCGGATGATCGGGCGGGTTGGGCCATCGCTCATAGTCGAAATCGTGCAGTAGCCCGACGATTCCCCATTTCGCTTCGTCTTCCACCAGCCGCCTGGCGTAGGCCCGCATGGCCGCTTCAACGGCCAGCATATGCTTGCGCAAGGACTCACTCTGCGTAAATTCACATACCAGTGCAAAAGCATCGTCGCGGTTCATGTAGATCGATTCTATTATTACCGCCAGGTCAAGGGTTTATTTCCGAGCTGCATCTATGCCGAGCATGAATCGATATCAGGTTAAAATGGGGTATATGGAAAAATAACAAAGAATTATAAGGTTGACGTAATTTCGTCAACTTTTCCTTTTCGCAAAAGTTTATGGATTAGGCAGCCGATATCTATGCTGCCGATTGTTCTGTCGGCAGTGCGCGCTATTTGCGCTCCGTTTCGTAGGCGTCACGCTCCAGCGTGATGCACATTCACGGCGGAGCCTGATGAGGACACTGCCTGCTGGCAATCATCGGGGGGAAACTGAACTCGGCAGTGATGGCCGCTATCACTCATGCGTGGCATGAGTGGCCGCGAGTCTTGGATAGACTCGGTTTCATATAGTGGCCAGAGCTGCTCCAACGGGGGATGTGAACCCAGATGATTTACCGCATGTGCTTCCGCTCGCGATTTCTACTTTTGCTGGCGCTGCTGGCACCCATGGCGCTTTCAACGGGGTGTTCTCCCGCGCAGCCGTTCTATTTCGGCGAGGACGGTGATTTATCGCATTATGTGGGAATGGCCACCAACATTGAATTTCCCGATGCCGAAACCTGCAGCCTACAGGAAGTCGATAATCCACCGGAGCCCTTGACGGTCAGCAATCCCGACGCCTTTGAGCCTTGGGATTTGAAACTCGAAGATGCGGTGCGGATTGCTCTGCAAAACGGCAAGGTAATGCGTTCGCTTGGCCTGCGCGTGTTCGGGCAGCAATTCAACGTTGCCCAACCACAGATCAATGCAGCGCCCGACGTGATTCAACGACAGCCGAAAGCGATTTCGACGGTGTACGACGTGGCGATCACAGAGGCGGATCCCATCTTCGGTCCCGAAGGGGCGTTGTCGCAGTTCGATCCGCAGTTGTCCGCCAGCATGGTTTGGGACAGAAATAACCGGCCACAAAACGTGAAGATTAGCCCTACCACGTCCTTCTTCCAAAATCGCTTTCTCGATCAGAGTTTGGGAACCTTCCAAGAGGCGATTACGAAGCGAGCTGCTACGGGTGCGGAATTTGCGTTTAGAAATAACCTGATTTACAACGACAGCAACCAGCCTTTTCGCGATGTTGCCAGCGATTGGAGCGTCAACTTTGAAGCCAGCGTTCGTCAGCCGTTGTTGCAAGGAGCAGGCAGCCAGTTCAACCGGATCGCCGGGCCGTTCGATCCGCTACGAGGAATTGGCACTTACTTGCAGTACGACGGTATTGTGATTGCTCGACTCCGGGTCG of the Pirellulales bacterium genome contains:
- a CDS encoding HDIG domain-containing protein — translated: MNRDDAFALVCEFTQSESLRKHMLAVEAAMRAYARRLVEDEAKWGIVGLLHDFDYERWPNPPDHPLRGSAILAERGYSDEVIYAIKSHADYVVDCPRVSLLDKALYACDELAGFYTAVARLRPEGIRGMQAKSVRKKLQQKSFAASINRDNIVRGSVDLGVDLDEHIQVVIDAMSTIADQLGLGNSEPRGPSGLAVF